A window of Campylobacter cuniculorum DSM 23162 = LMG 24588 contains these coding sequences:
- a CDS encoding ABC transporter permease has protein sequence MSWKKRTKTRNFGLKKSIPRYLLFKYLRFDKEQPFINLSMFLAFLGVCVGLCVLLVAMAIMNGFDKEFQKRFFVMNYPITIIPKFYTKIDDSLVKELKLKFPHLLFSPYISTQVIAKEENRFEGGILFGVNFEEEKKINDVVAHALKDENLQSFDILIGSGLMADFGLKKGDKLSLIFANLSPSGFSLIPQTKRFDIKAHFSSNLAFYDKAYMYVNVDTLRKILGYNQDYDGIHIYSKNAFEDIEKLRQYLKQDYISIGWWEQNQNFFSALELEKRALFIVLMLIILVASLNIVSSLLMIVMNRRSEIALLLALGTSKAEVKKSFFALGMLIGGSGMICGIILAFIALWILGNFDIIHLPADVYGTSKLPLDLSVLDFFLTLIGALFIIALSSFYPAKKATEVNILDTLRNE, from the coding sequence ATGTCATGGAAAAAGCGGACCAAAACAAGGAATTTTGGCTTGAAAAAAAGTATACCGAGGTATTTGCTTTTTAAATATTTACGTTTTGATAAAGAGCAGCCCTTTATTAATCTTTCTATGTTTTTGGCTTTTTTAGGTGTTTGCGTAGGACTTTGCGTGTTGCTTGTGGCTATGGCAATTATGAATGGTTTTGATAAAGAATTTCAAAAAAGATTTTTTGTGATGAATTATCCTATTACTATAATTCCTAAATTTTATACAAAAATTGATGATTCTTTGGTTAAAGAATTAAAACTTAAATTTCCTCATTTGCTCTTTAGCCCTTATATCAGCACTCAAGTGATTGCTAAAGAAGAAAATCGCTTTGAGGGCGGAATACTTTTTGGAGTGAATTTTGAAGAAGAAAAAAAAATTAATGATGTTGTAGCCCATGCTTTAAAAGATGAGAATTTGCAATCTTTTGATATTTTGATTGGTTCGGGTTTAATGGCAGATTTTGGCTTAAAAAAGGGCGATAAACTTTCCTTAATCTTTGCAAATTTAAGCCCGAGTGGCTTTTCTTTGATTCCGCAGACAAAGAGATTTGATATTAAAGCTCATTTTAGCTCAAATCTTGCTTTTTATGACAAAGCTTATATGTATGTTAATGTCGATACTTTAAGAAAAATTCTTGGTTATAATCAAGATTATGATGGAATTCATATATACAGCAAAAATGCTTTTGAGGATATAGAAAAATTAAGGCAATATTTAAAACAAGACTATATTAGTATAGGTTGGTGGGAACAAAATCAAAATTTTTTTTCCGCTTTAGAGCTTGAAAAAAGGGCACTTTTTATAGTTTTAATGCTGATTATTTTAGTGGCAAGTTTAAATATAGTCAGCTCTTTGTTGATGATTGTGATGAATAGACGCAGTGAAATCGCACTTTTGCTTGCACTTGGAACGAGCAAAGCGGAAGTTAAGAAGAGTTTTTTTGCTTTGGGAATGCTGATTGGTGGAAGTGGAATGATATGCGGAATTATTCTTGCTTTTATCGCTCTTTGGATTTTAGGAAATTTTGACATTATACACTTGCCTGCTGATGTTTATGGCACTTCTAAACTGCCACTTGATTTATCTGTGCTTGATTTTTTTCTTACCCTTATAGGAGCTTTGTTTATCATTGCTTTATCGTCTTTTTATCCTGCTAAAAAAGCTACTGAAGTTAATATTTTAGATACTTTAAGAAATGAGTGA
- the secA gene encoding preprotein translocase subunit SecA: MVLKALKAVFGTKNDREIKKYFKRVEQINSLEKKYEALDDEALKTEFAQLKDKVLNNEKSLDALLNDVFAIVREVGKRTLNMRHFDVQLIGGMVLHEGKIAEMKTGEGKTLVATLAVVLNAMSGKGVHIVTVNDYLAKRDAEQMSAIYNFLGFSVGVVLSNQNSDLAHKQAYECDITYGTNNEFGFDYLRDNMKFSKSEKVQREHNFVIVDEVDSILIDEARTPLIISGPTNRTLDGYIKANEVAKQMKKAKEVLPPNKPEGDFVVDEKNRNILITEEGIAKAEKLFGVENLYSLDNAILAHQLDQALKAHNLFEKDVHYVLRHNEVVIVDEFTGRLSEGRRFSEGLHQALEAKEGVKIQEESQTLADITFQNYFRMYEKLAGMTGTAQTEASEFSQIYKLDVISIPTNIAIKRQDKDDLIYKSMNEKFKAVIEEIKKANSKGQPVLVGTASIERSELLHALLVKEKIPHYVLNAKNHEQEALIIADAGKKGAVTIATNMAGRGVDIKIDDEVRSLGGLYIIGTERHESRRIDNQLRGRSGRQGDPGISRFYLSLEDNLLRIFGGDRIKSIMEKIGIKEGESIESGIVTRAVENAQKKVENLHFESRKHLLEYDDVANEQRKTIYKYRNELLDEDYDIRAKISQNITEYVQKIINETMLNANDSVEFENLKQRILYECSTELDEKDFKDLSLVEITDRLVEILENSYNAKMQNIQSTELRHIERILYLQVLDKVWREHLYQMDILKTGIGLRGYNQKDPLVEYKKESYNLFLELVERIKFDSIKLLFSVQFNDENVENLEQKANKENEKILQNSIQMGANEDELGKAEFKKVPRNAPCPCGSGKKFKECHGKSGPKQGILA; this comes from the coding sequence ATGGTTTTAAAAGCTTTAAAAGCTGTATTTGGGACAAAAAATGACAGAGAAATTAAAAAATATTTTAAACGAGTTGAACAGATTAATTCTCTTGAAAAAAAATATGAAGCTTTGGATGATGAGGCTTTAAAAACAGAATTTGCTCAATTAAAAGACAAGGTTTTAAACAATGAAAAAAGTTTAGACGCACTTTTAAATGATGTTTTTGCAATTGTGAGAGAGGTTGGTAAAAGAACCTTAAATATGAGGCATTTTGATGTGCAACTTATCGGAGGAATGGTCTTACATGAAGGAAAAATTGCTGAAATGAAAACGGGCGAGGGAAAGACTCTGGTCGCAACCTTAGCTGTAGTTTTAAATGCAATGAGTGGTAAGGGGGTGCATATCGTTACGGTCAATGATTATTTAGCTAAAAGAGATGCGGAGCAAATGAGTGCGATTTATAATTTCTTAGGTTTTAGCGTGGGCGTAGTACTTTCAAATCAAAACAGCGATTTGGCTCACAAACAAGCCTATGAATGTGATATAACTTACGGCACGAATAACGAATTTGGCTTTGATTATCTAAGGGATAATATGAAATTTTCAAAGAGCGAAAAGGTCCAAAGAGAACATAATTTCGTTATCGTTGATGAAGTGGATAGCATTTTAATTGACGAGGCGAGGACACCTCTTATCATTAGTGGTCCTACAAATCGCACACTCGATGGTTATATTAAGGCTAATGAAGTTGCAAAACAGATGAAAAAAGCTAAAGAAGTTTTACCGCCAAATAAGCCTGAAGGGGATTTTGTGGTTGATGAGAAAAACAGAAATATACTCATCACCGAAGAGGGTATTGCTAAGGCTGAAAAGCTCTTTGGGGTTGAGAATTTATACAGCCTTGATAATGCAATTTTAGCTCACCAGCTTGATCAAGCTTTAAAAGCTCACAATCTTTTTGAAAAAGATGTGCATTATGTTTTAAGACATAATGAAGTCGTCATTGTTGATGAATTTACGGGGCGTTTGAGTGAGGGAAGAAGGTTTAGCGAGGGATTGCATCAAGCCTTAGAGGCTAAAGAAGGGGTTAAAATTCAAGAAGAAAGTCAAACTTTGGCAGATATTACTTTTCAAAATTATTTTAGAATGTATGAAAAATTAGCGGGTATGACAGGCACTGCTCAAACTGAAGCGAGTGAGTTTTCTCAAATTTATAAACTTGATGTGATTTCAATCCCAACAAATATAGCAATCAAAAGGCAAGATAAAGATGATTTGATTTATAAATCTATGAATGAAAAATTCAAAGCAGTGATTGAAGAGATTAAAAAAGCAAATTCCAAAGGACAACCCGTATTAGTAGGCACAGCAAGCATAGAAAGAAGTGAGCTTTTGCATGCACTTTTGGTGAAAGAAAAAATTCCTCATTATGTACTTAATGCTAAAAATCACGAACAAGAAGCTTTAATCATTGCTGATGCAGGTAAAAAGGGAGCTGTAACCATAGCAACAAATATGGCAGGACGCGGTGTGGATATAAAAATCGATGATGAAGTCCGCTCTTTGGGAGGGCTTTATATTATCGGTACTGAAAGGCATGAAAGCAGGAGAATTGATAATCAACTTCGCGGACGTTCGGGCAGACAAGGAGACCCGGGAATTAGTCGCTTTTATCTTAGTTTAGAAGACAATCTTTTGCGAATTTTTGGCGGGGATCGCATTAAAAGCATCATGGAAAAAATAGGCATTAAAGAAGGTGAAAGCATAGAATCTGGTATTGTGACAAGGGCGGTTGAAAATGCACAAAAAAAGGTGGAAAATTTGCATTTTGAGAGTAGAAAACATTTGTTAGAATACGATGATGTTGCAAATGAGCAAAGAAAAACCATTTATAAATACCGCAATGAGCTTTTAGATGAGGATTATGATATTAGGGCAAAAATTTCTCAAAATATCACAGAATATGTCCAAAAAATTATCAATGAAACAATGTTAAATGCAAATGATAGTGTAGAATTTGAAAATTTAAAACAAAGAATTCTTTATGAGTGTTCAACTGAATTGGATGAAAAAGATTTTAAGGATTTAAGTCTTGTAGAAATTACAGACAGACTCGTTGAAATTTTAGAAAATTCTTATAATGCCAAAATGCAAAACATTCAAAGCACTGAATTAAGGCATATTGAGCGTATTTTATATCTTCAAGTACTTGATAAGGTGTGGCGTGAGCATTTGTATCAAATGGATATTTTAAAAACAGGTATAGGGCTTAGGGGTTACAATCAAAAAGACCCCTTAGTAGAATACAAAAAAGAAAGCTATAATCTTTTTTTAGAGCTTGTAGAGCGTATAAAATTTGACAGCATTAAGCTTCTTTTCAGTGTGCAATTTAATGATGAAAACGTTGAAAATTTAGAGCAAAAGGCAAATAAAGAAAATGAAAAAATTTTACAAAACTCCATACAAATGGGTGCAAATGAAGATGAATTAGGAAAAGCTGAATTTAAAAAAGTCCCAAGAAATGCTCCTTGCCCTTGCGGAAGTGGTAAAAAATTTAAAGAATGTCATGGAAAAAGCGGACCAAAACAAGGAATTTTGGCTTGA